In Promicromonospora sp. Populi, one genomic interval encodes:
- a CDS encoding IclR family transcriptional regulator, giving the protein MITPADVAAPPGTQTLARGIAVVNAVARGRTRLRDIAEETGVGRSTTHRLLQLLLATGYLRQLDDGAYALGPALIELGYQALQENPVTGVAAPVLRALAERVHDTVHLAIEDRGQVLYLDKIPGTRGAVMRSQIGHRMPLTRTGIGKALLLDGPGRWRERFLAERPAGADDGLARDVLTADAFVQVMEVSTGRGVTFDLEENEPGILCVAAPVRDTSGAIVAAISVTATRPYMPPERLETLAPVVQDAADRISAALGWRPHQHF; this is encoded by the coding sequence GTGATCACTCCGGCCGACGTCGCCGCTCCCCCGGGCACCCAGACGCTCGCGCGGGGCATCGCCGTTGTCAACGCCGTCGCCCGTGGCCGCACGCGTCTGCGCGACATCGCCGAGGAGACCGGGGTGGGGCGCAGCACCACCCACCGTCTGCTCCAGCTGCTCTTGGCCACCGGCTACCTACGGCAGCTCGACGACGGCGCCTACGCGCTCGGGCCCGCCCTCATCGAGCTCGGCTACCAGGCGCTGCAGGAGAACCCGGTGACCGGGGTCGCGGCACCGGTACTGCGCGCGCTCGCCGAGCGTGTGCACGACACCGTGCACCTCGCCATCGAGGACCGGGGGCAGGTGCTCTACCTCGACAAGATCCCCGGGACGCGGGGGGCGGTGATGCGCTCGCAGATCGGGCACCGCATGCCGCTGACCCGGACCGGGATCGGCAAGGCGCTGCTCCTGGACGGCCCGGGGCGCTGGCGCGAGCGGTTCCTCGCCGAACGGCCGGCGGGTGCCGACGACGGCCTGGCGCGGGACGTGCTCACCGCCGACGCGTTCGTGCAGGTCATGGAGGTTTCCACAGGCCGAGGGGTGACCTTCGACCTGGAGGAGAACGAGCCGGGCATCCTCTGCGTCGCCGCCCCGGTGCGCGACACCTCGGGCGCGATAGTCGCCGCGATCAGCGTCACGGCGACCCGCCCCTACATGCCGCCGGAACGCCTAGAAACGCTCGCGCCGGTGGTGCAAGACGCCGCGGACCGAATCTCGGCGGCCCTGGGCTGGCGCCCGCACCAGCACTTCTGA
- a CDS encoding 2-dehydro-3-deoxygalactonokinase, whose translation MADGAPRRDSALIAVDWGSTTFRAWLLDGTGAVLDEVRSADGALTLSERADSARGRAAMFEATFSRLCRVWLDEHPGVPVLCSGMAGSNLGWAEAGYLDVPAELSGLAYRLTVVPAGDSVVHLVPGLRATGAYPDVMRGEEVQLVGALAATAAEHQELGAHQATPDRRRTVVLPGTHSKWVRLNGSCVAGFTTAMTGELYGLLMRDSILARLADGEAGTEASDAFIWGLEAEAEQGDERGLPALLFTARTLVLAGRLAGHQVADYLSGLLIGAEVRHALRGDPADVVALCGLPATTHRYRLALERSGVTVRVVGEDATARGLWHVALNAGLASLDPAQEQLA comes from the coding sequence ATGGCAGATGGTGCACCGAGGCGTGACTCCGCACTGATCGCCGTCGACTGGGGTTCGACGACGTTCCGCGCGTGGCTCCTGGACGGCACGGGCGCGGTCCTCGACGAGGTCCGGTCGGCGGACGGAGCGCTCACGCTGTCGGAGCGAGCCGACTCGGCCCGAGGGCGGGCCGCCATGTTCGAGGCGACGTTCTCGCGGCTGTGCCGGGTCTGGCTTGACGAGCACCCCGGCGTCCCCGTGCTGTGCTCCGGGATGGCGGGATCGAACCTCGGCTGGGCCGAGGCCGGCTACCTGGACGTGCCGGCGGAGCTCAGCGGCCTCGCCTACCGGCTGACGGTGGTGCCCGCGGGTGACTCCGTGGTCCACCTCGTCCCCGGGCTACGTGCCACCGGCGCCTACCCGGACGTCATGCGGGGCGAGGAGGTGCAGCTCGTCGGGGCACTGGCCGCGACCGCTGCCGAGCACCAGGAGCTGGGCGCGCACCAGGCGACACCCGACCGCCGTCGGACCGTCGTGCTGCCCGGCACGCACTCCAAGTGGGTGCGGCTCAACGGCAGCTGCGTAGCGGGCTTCACCACCGCCATGACCGGCGAGCTCTACGGCCTCCTGATGCGGGACAGCATCCTCGCCCGCCTCGCGGACGGCGAGGCAGGGACCGAGGCGTCGGATGCCTTCATCTGGGGGCTGGAGGCCGAGGCCGAGCAGGGGGACGAGCGCGGGCTGCCGGCTCTGCTGTTCACGGCACGCACTCTTGTGCTGGCCGGCCGCCTGGCCGGACACCAGGTGGCCGACTACCTGTCCGGGCTGCTGATCGGCGCCGAGGTGCGGCACGCGCTGCGGGGCGACCCGGCCGACGTCGTCGCCCTGTGCGGGCTGCCGGCTACGACTCACCGCTATCGCCTCGCGCTAGAACGGTCCGGCGTGACGGTCCGCGTCGTCGGCGAGGATGCCACCGCCCGCGGCCTTTGGCACGTCGCCCTCAATGCCGGCCTGGCCTCGCTCGACCCCGCCCAGGAGCAGCTCGCATGA
- a CDS encoding 2-dehydro-3-deoxy-6-phosphogalactonate aldolase — MNARSTGLIAILRGVTPADAVAVAEAIFEAGFDAVEVPLNSPDPLESIRRIRAAGPAARRVGAGTVLTPDDVLRAADAGASLIVSPNTRADVVMETVRLGLESYPGAATPTEAFAALDAGARAIKLFPSTVVGVDGLRAWASVLPPGTGLVPVGGVDTTNLADWARAGASGAGIGTSLYRPGDAPETVAARAIRLVEIWR, encoded by the coding sequence ATGAATGCTCGTTCCACCGGCCTGATCGCCATCCTTCGCGGGGTGACGCCAGCCGACGCCGTCGCCGTGGCGGAGGCGATCTTCGAGGCCGGGTTCGACGCCGTCGAGGTGCCGCTGAACTCCCCGGACCCGCTGGAGTCGATCCGCCGGATCCGGGCGGCCGGGCCGGCCGCGCGCCGCGTCGGGGCGGGCACAGTGCTCACCCCGGACGACGTGCTCCGCGCCGCCGACGCCGGGGCGTCGCTCATCGTCTCGCCGAACACCCGGGCCGACGTCGTGATGGAGACGGTGCGGCTCGGCCTGGAGAGCTACCCCGGGGCGGCGACGCCGACCGAGGCGTTCGCGGCGCTGGACGCCGGGGCGCGCGCGATCAAGCTCTTCCCCAGCACCGTGGTCGGCGTCGACGGTCTGCGGGCCTGGGCAAGTGTGCTGCCGCCCGGCACGGGCCTCGTCCCGGTCGGCGGCGTCGACACGACGAACCTCGCCGACTGGGCGCGTGCGGGCGCCTCGGGCGCCGGCATCGGCACGTCCCTCTACCGCCCGGGCGACGCCCCGGAAACGGTGGCCGCCCGCGCGATCCGACTGGTGGAGATCTGGCGCTGA
- the dgoD gene encoding galactonate dehydratase has translation MKITSMSTFAVPPRWLFLRVETDQGIVGWGEPVLEGRAASVAAVVEELSDYLIGKDPRRIEEHWTVLYRSGFYRGGGIHMSALAGIDQALWDIKGKALGVPVHDLLGGRVRDRIKVYSWIGGDRPAETAAQAKAAVERGFSAVKMNGPEELQYLDSHDKVEKVVANVAAVREAVGPNIGIGVDFHGRVHRPMARVLLEALAPYHLMFVEEPVLSEHVDGIADVLRSSATPIALGERLYSRWDFKDVITSGVVDIIQPDLSHAGGITEVRKIAAMAEAYDIAVAPHCPLGPIALAACLQLDAVAYNAVLQEQSLGIHYNKANDLLDYLVDPGVFAYDDGAVAIPLGPGLGIEVNEDYVRERAVEGHRWRNPVWRHDDGSFAEW, from the coding sequence TTGAAGATCACCTCGATGAGTACGTTCGCCGTTCCGCCTCGGTGGCTCTTTCTCAGGGTCGAGACCGATCAAGGGATTGTCGGCTGGGGCGAGCCCGTACTTGAGGGGCGGGCGGCCAGCGTGGCCGCCGTCGTCGAGGAGCTGTCCGACTACCTGATCGGCAAGGACCCCCGCCGGATCGAGGAGCACTGGACCGTTCTGTACCGGTCGGGGTTCTACCGCGGCGGCGGCATCCACATGAGCGCGCTGGCCGGCATCGACCAGGCGCTCTGGGACATCAAGGGCAAGGCGCTCGGGGTACCGGTGCACGACCTGCTGGGCGGCCGCGTGCGCGACCGGATCAAGGTCTACTCGTGGATCGGCGGCGACCGTCCCGCCGAGACCGCGGCCCAGGCGAAGGCCGCCGTCGAGCGTGGCTTCTCCGCGGTCAAGATGAACGGCCCGGAAGAGCTGCAGTACCTGGACTCGCACGACAAGGTGGAGAAGGTGGTCGCCAACGTCGCGGCGGTCCGCGAGGCCGTGGGGCCGAACATCGGCATCGGCGTCGACTTCCACGGGCGGGTGCACCGGCCCATGGCGCGGGTGCTCCTCGAGGCACTGGCGCCCTACCACCTGATGTTCGTCGAGGAGCCGGTGCTGTCCGAGCACGTCGACGGGATCGCCGACGTGCTGCGGAGCTCGGCCACGCCGATCGCCCTCGGGGAACGGCTCTACTCCCGCTGGGACTTCAAGGACGTCATCACCTCGGGCGTCGTCGACATCATCCAGCCCGACCTCTCCCACGCGGGCGGCATCACGGAGGTCCGCAAGATCGCCGCGATGGCCGAGGCCTACGACATCGCCGTCGCCCCGCACTGCCCGCTCGGCCCGATCGCGCTGGCCGCGTGCCTGCAGCTCGACGCCGTCGCGTACAACGCGGTGCTCCAGGAGCAGAGCCTGGGCATCCACTACAACAAGGCGAACGACCTGCTGGACTACCTCGTCGACCCGGGTGTCTTCGCCTACGACGACGGAGCCGTCGCGATCCCGCTGGGACCAGGCCTCGGCATCGAGGTCAACGAGGACTACGTCCGCGAACGGGCCGTCGAGGGGCACCGGTGGCGCAACCCCGTCTGGCGGCACGACGACGGCTCGTTCGCCGAGTGGTGA
- the guaA gene encoding glutamine-hydrolyzing GMP synthase — MSSTAPENQPQTPRPVIVVDFGAQYAQLIARRVREAKVYSEIVPHTFTVEQMLAKDPAAIILSGGPSSVYAAGAPFVDPKLFEAGVPVMGICYGFQAMAQALGGEVTQTGLSEFGGTEVEVCSSGVLLADTPEHQTAWMSHGDAVHRAPVGFEVLATSDGSPVAAFEDTRRRLFGVQWHPEVRHSAHGQTVLEHFLYDGAGLAPDWTPGNVITDQVAAIKAQIGDARVICALSGGVDSAVAAALVQQAVGDQLTCVHVDHGLMREGEVEQIKNDFVASTGVRLIVRDEKERFLTALAGVSDPETKRKIIGREFIRVFEDAQRDIVAEAGEHGEEVKFLVQGTLYPDVVESGGGEGAANIKSHHNVGGLPDDLDFSLVEPLRTLFKDEVRAVGRELGVPEEIVSRQPFPGPGLGIRIVGEITAERLEILRRADAIAREELTKAGLDNEIWQCPVVLLADVRSVGVQGDGRTYGHPIVLRPVSSEDAMTADWTRLPYDVLSVISTRITNEVREVNRVVLDVTSKPPGTIEWE; from the coding sequence GTGTCGTCCACTGCCCCTGAGAACCAGCCGCAGACCCCCCGCCCGGTCATCGTCGTCGACTTCGGCGCGCAGTACGCTCAGCTGATCGCGCGCCGTGTGCGCGAGGCCAAGGTGTACTCGGAGATCGTGCCGCACACGTTCACCGTCGAGCAGATGCTCGCCAAGGACCCGGCGGCCATCATCCTGTCCGGCGGCCCGTCCTCCGTGTACGCGGCGGGCGCCCCGTTCGTGGACCCCAAGCTGTTCGAGGCCGGCGTGCCGGTCATGGGCATCTGCTACGGGTTCCAGGCCATGGCGCAGGCGCTCGGCGGCGAGGTCACGCAGACCGGGCTGAGCGAGTTCGGCGGCACGGAGGTCGAGGTCTGCTCGTCGGGCGTGCTGCTCGCCGACACCCCCGAGCACCAGACCGCCTGGATGAGCCACGGCGACGCCGTGCACCGGGCGCCGGTCGGCTTCGAGGTGCTCGCGACGTCGGACGGCTCGCCCGTCGCCGCCTTCGAGGACACCCGCCGCCGCCTGTTCGGTGTCCAGTGGCACCCCGAGGTGCGGCACTCGGCGCACGGCCAGACGGTGTTGGAGCACTTCCTGTACGACGGCGCCGGGCTGGCGCCCGACTGGACACCCGGCAACGTCATCACCGACCAGGTCGCCGCCATCAAGGCGCAGATCGGCGACGCGCGCGTCATCTGCGCGCTGTCCGGCGGCGTCGACTCTGCCGTGGCCGCCGCGCTCGTGCAGCAGGCCGTGGGCGACCAGCTCACCTGCGTGCACGTGGACCACGGCCTCATGCGGGAAGGTGAGGTCGAGCAGATCAAGAACGACTTCGTCGCCTCGACCGGCGTCCGCCTCATCGTCCGCGACGAGAAGGAGCGCTTCCTGACGGCGCTCGCCGGCGTCAGCGACCCGGAGACCAAGCGCAAGATCATCGGCCGCGAGTTCATCCGCGTGTTCGAGGACGCGCAGCGGGACATCGTGGCCGAGGCAGGCGAGCACGGCGAGGAGGTCAAGTTCCTCGTGCAGGGCACGCTGTACCCGGACGTCGTGGAGTCCGGCGGCGGCGAGGGCGCGGCCAACATCAAGAGCCACCACAACGTGGGCGGCCTGCCCGACGACCTCGACTTCTCCCTGGTGGAGCCGCTGCGCACCCTGTTCAAGGACGAGGTCCGCGCGGTGGGCCGCGAGCTGGGCGTGCCCGAGGAGATCGTCTCGCGCCAGCCGTTCCCCGGCCCGGGCCTGGGCATCCGCATCGTCGGCGAGATCACCGCCGAGCGCCTGGAGATCCTGCGCCGCGCCGACGCCATCGCGCGCGAGGAGCTGACCAAGGCGGGTCTGGACAATGAGATCTGGCAGTGCCCCGTGGTACTGCTCGCCGACGTCCGCTCCGTCGGAGTCCAGGGCGACGGCCGCACCTACGGGCACCCGATCGTGCTGCGCCCGGTCTCGTCCGAGGACGCGATGACGGCGGACTGGACCCGCCTGCCCTACGACGTGCTGTCGGTCATCTCGACGCGCATCACCAACGAGGTGCGTGAGGTCAACCGCGTGGTGCTCGACGTGACGAGCAAGCCGCCGGGCACCATCGAGTGGGAGTGA
- a CDS encoding A24 family peptidase, with product MSPTDPAATNPAESFVVRGYRRARGEVEPYARAIVVVAVLAVVWAVWASGPGWLTPVYLVLAIASAALGVIDAHTHRLPNALVFPLTWATAVLLAVAALGTGAWGSLGRAVLGGLAFFAAYQLLYLVAPRGGIGYGDVKLSLTLGAVLTWHSWTTLLVGVFAAHLLAGVVAIVLLLGRRAGWKTGIAFGPYLLLGTAVGLTWARLAG from the coding sequence ATGAGCCCGACCGACCCTGCTGCGACGAACCCGGCCGAGTCCTTCGTCGTCCGGGGGTATCGGCGTGCGCGGGGCGAGGTCGAGCCGTACGCGCGGGCGATCGTCGTCGTCGCCGTACTGGCCGTCGTCTGGGCCGTCTGGGCGAGCGGACCGGGCTGGCTCACGCCGGTGTATCTCGTGCTCGCGATCGCGAGTGCGGCGCTCGGGGTGATCGACGCGCACACCCACCGGCTGCCGAACGCGCTGGTGTTTCCGCTGACCTGGGCAACGGCGGTGCTGCTCGCCGTGGCCGCCCTCGGCACCGGGGCCTGGGGTTCGCTCGGCCGGGCCGTCCTGGGCGGGCTCGCGTTCTTCGCGGCCTACCAGCTGCTCTACCTGGTGGCCCCCCGCGGCGGGATCGGGTACGGCGACGTCAAGCTGTCGCTCACCCTGGGTGCGGTCCTGACCTGGCACTCATGGACCACGCTGCTGGTCGGCGTCTTCGCCGCGCACCTCCTGGCTGGTGTGGTCGCGATCGTCCTGCTGCTCGGACGGCGCGCGGGCTGGAAGACCGGCATCGCGTTCGGCCCGTACCTGCTGCTGGGCACCGCGGTTGGGCTGACCTGGGCGCGCCTCGCCGGCTGA
- a CDS encoding DUF3800 domain-containing protein: MLLAYVDESYSKDYFFLAAVIVDSQSAVEIETGLDAIVDEYARMTSLSVEAELHGHELFNGHGEWGSLQIRQQINVYGRALEVIGKSGAHVVLRGMNVARQKERYGENAWPPHDVVLGHLLENIDSVATELDDCLVVVADEIHSSERHRVNFRGYRANGTPGYRSSRLPSLVDTIHFGPSKHSRLLQAADLVAFMHHRRSAIVESDARQARAIEQMWVHVEPCVKRRWTWEPSPLP, encoded by the coding sequence GTGCTCCTCGCTTATGTAGATGAGTCCTACTCCAAGGACTACTTTTTCCTGGCTGCCGTCATCGTTGACTCCCAGTCCGCTGTTGAGATCGAGACTGGGTTGGACGCGATCGTCGATGAATACGCGCGGATGACGTCGCTGTCCGTGGAAGCCGAACTGCACGGGCACGAGTTGTTCAACGGGCACGGTGAGTGGGGTTCACTACAGATTCGCCAGCAGATCAACGTATATGGCCGCGCGCTCGAGGTGATCGGGAAGTCTGGCGCTCATGTCGTGCTCCGCGGCATGAATGTGGCGAGGCAGAAGGAGCGTTACGGAGAGAACGCTTGGCCACCGCACGACGTGGTGCTCGGCCACCTTCTCGAGAACATCGACTCAGTGGCGACGGAGCTTGATGACTGTCTGGTCGTCGTCGCGGACGAGATACATTCCTCTGAACGGCACCGTGTGAATTTCCGTGGCTACCGTGCGAACGGGACGCCGGGATACAGAAGTTCAAGGCTGCCGTCGCTGGTGGACACGATCCATTTTGGTCCTTCCAAGCACAGCAGGTTGTTACAGGCAGCCGATCTCGTTGCGTTTATGCACCACCGTCGTTCGGCGATTGTTGAGTCGGACGCTCGGCAGGCACGTGCGATCGAGCAGATGTGGGTTCACGTGGAACCGTGTGTCAAGCGCCGCTGGACGTGGGAGCCGTCTCCGCTCCCGTAG
- a CDS encoding glycosyltransferase family 4 protein has product MRITHVSDTYLPLLGGIEAQVSRLAAQQVAAGHDVEVITTTPATPGAHGVSTAVEDGVTVHRIAARIPGGWPVHPRSSAHVTGRLREAIARGDRPDVVHLHMGVLAPTAQAALRPVTRLGLPAVLTVHSVWGSAWRLFAAADAVTRWSRWPVRWSAVSELTAAPLRRLLRPADDVADVAILPNGLDLDSWRVPRTEREARPEGAAVHVVSAARFAPRKRMLPLLKAVADAASRLPGGALFVTLAGEGPDRAAALRFVGQHGLHDVVSLPGRLTATELKRLYARADVFVAPAVAEAFGVAALEAQASGLTVVTRSGSGVAERVVDGDTGLVVPDDDTLASALVRLATEPGLLDGLLDRAATPPSGVAWPEVLAATERTYKEAAALTRG; this is encoded by the coding sequence GTGCGCATCACCCATGTGTCGGACACCTATCTCCCGCTGCTCGGTGGCATCGAGGCGCAGGTCAGTCGCCTCGCGGCGCAGCAGGTCGCGGCCGGGCACGACGTCGAGGTCATCACCACCACACCCGCCACACCCGGCGCGCACGGGGTGAGCACTGCGGTCGAGGACGGCGTCACCGTGCACCGCATCGCCGCACGCATCCCGGGCGGCTGGCCCGTCCACCCGCGCTCCTCCGCCCACGTCACCGGCCGCCTCCGGGAGGCGATCGCCCGGGGCGATCGCCCCGACGTCGTACACCTGCACATGGGTGTGCTCGCCCCCACAGCGCAAGCCGCGCTGCGGCCCGTCACCCGGCTGGGGCTGCCCGCGGTGCTCACGGTGCACAGCGTGTGGGGCTCGGCCTGGCGCCTGTTCGCGGCGGCCGACGCCGTGACCCGGTGGTCCCGCTGGCCCGTGCGGTGGTCGGCGGTGAGCGAGCTGACGGCGGCGCCGCTCCGGCGCCTCCTGCGCCCGGCCGACGACGTGGCCGACGTCGCGATCCTGCCCAATGGACTCGACCTGGACTCCTGGCGAGTTCCGCGCACCGAACGCGAGGCCCGGCCCGAGGGCGCGGCCGTGCACGTGGTGTCCGCCGCGCGGTTCGCGCCGCGCAAACGCATGCTCCCGCTGCTCAAGGCCGTCGCCGACGCCGCCTCCCGACTTCCGGGCGGCGCCCTCTTCGTGACGCTCGCGGGCGAAGGCCCGGACCGCGCGGCGGCGCTGCGGTTCGTCGGCCAGCACGGGCTGCACGACGTCGTCTCCCTGCCCGGGCGCCTCACCGCCACGGAGCTCAAGCGGCTCTACGCCCGCGCCGACGTCTTTGTCGCGCCCGCCGTCGCCGAGGCCTTCGGCGTCGCCGCGCTCGAGGCGCAGGCGTCCGGGCTCACGGTGGTCACGCGCTCGGGTTCGGGCGTGGCCGAGCGGGTGGTCGACGGCGACACCGGCCTCGTGGTGCCCGACGACGACACGCTGGCGTCGGCGCTCGTGCGGCTCGCGACCGAGCCCGGCCTGCTGGACGGCCTGCTGGACCGAGCCGCGACGCCGCCGTCGGGCGTGGCCTGGCCGGAGGTCCTGGCCGCCACGGAGCGGACCTACAAGGAAGCGGCGGCCCTGACCCGGGGATAG
- a CDS encoding PspC domain-containing protein gives MSTDETRPEDATSEPSAPADARPVDPDARYSGPAANAAAEPAVDPVVDPAPAAPGQQPYPETGFFASIRRGLFPRSDQRWVGGVAGGIAERIGWDPLLVRGLLIISFFLGGLGLIAYGVGWALLPERDGRIHLQEAIRGNFDVAMLGSVAVFLSGFAWGGPLGWWDGGDGWGLLTFLFWLAALGLVLYLIVQGVQRSRDNSAARRTGQVPGAVPGAPGAPGAPGAPGTPAPFTPAPRVDYNRQDGLVYATGAGPAPHRQPQPQAPYRSGPQAVSPPQPVYSPRPPRTRRGPGGTTVGVTLGVILLAGALFLAFDRQSYLSSSLELVSAWMGIATVALGVAILVSGLRGRTSGVLGFFAIVALVFGLGYVAVVGSDVPRWADDAEASRQQIEELVTDSDNPRAASITEGTIEVQTIREAEDGFYVRWGDPTIDLSQLDLSEVEPGTPVVVPIELGAGATTVLVPADTAVEANAYVAAGSVQWNVDDQDRAASGLGSDNYFASDEVGDDGALLSLEIEAGAGEVVVSESN, from the coding sequence ATGAGCACCGACGAGACGCGTCCCGAGGACGCCACGAGTGAGCCGTCCGCGCCGGCCGACGCCAGGCCGGTCGACCCGGACGCCAGATACTCCGGCCCGGCGGCCAACGCCGCGGCCGAACCAGCGGTCGACCCCGTCGTCGACCCTGCACCTGCGGCCCCCGGGCAGCAGCCCTATCCCGAGACCGGCTTCTTCGCCTCCATCCGCCGCGGCCTGTTCCCGCGGTCCGACCAGCGCTGGGTGGGTGGCGTCGCAGGCGGCATCGCCGAGCGGATCGGCTGGGACCCGCTGCTCGTGCGCGGCCTGCTGATCATCAGCTTCTTCCTGGGCGGGCTCGGCCTGATCGCCTACGGCGTCGGCTGGGCGCTGCTCCCCGAGCGCGACGGACGCATCCACCTGCAGGAGGCGATCCGCGGCAACTTCGACGTCGCGATGCTCGGCTCGGTGGCCGTGTTCCTGAGCGGTTTCGCCTGGGGCGGCCCGCTGGGCTGGTGGGACGGCGGCGACGGCTGGGGCCTGCTCACTTTCCTCTTCTGGCTTGCCGCCCTCGGGCTGGTGCTCTACCTGATCGTCCAGGGTGTGCAGCGATCGCGGGACAACAGTGCCGCGCGGCGCACGGGCCAGGTACCGGGTGCCGTTCCTGGTGCGCCGGGTGCGCCGGGTGCGCCTGGTGCGCCTGGCACCCCCGCCCCGTTCACGCCCGCGCCGAGAGTCGACTACAACCGCCAGGACGGCCTGGTCTACGCAACTGGTGCCGGCCCGGCGCCGCACCGCCAGCCGCAGCCGCAGGCCCCGTACCGGTCCGGCCCGCAGGCGGTCAGCCCGCCGCAGCCGGTCTACAGCCCGCGCCCGCCCCGTACCCGGCGTGGTCCGGGCGGCACCACCGTGGGCGTCACCCTGGGTGTGATCCTGCTGGCCGGGGCCCTGTTCCTGGCCTTCGACCGCCAGAGCTACCTGTCCAGCTCGCTCGAGCTCGTTTCGGCCTGGATGGGCATCGCGACGGTGGCGCTCGGGGTCGCGATCCTCGTGTCCGGCCTGCGCGGCCGCACCAGCGGTGTGCTCGGGTTCTTCGCGATCGTCGCCCTGGTGTTCGGCCTGGGGTACGTGGCAGTCGTCGGTTCCGACGTCCCGCGCTGGGCCGACGACGCCGAAGCGAGCCGCCAGCAGATCGAGGAGCTCGTGACCGACTCCGACAACCCGCGGGCAGCCAGCATCACCGAGGGCACCATCGAGGTGCAGACCATTCGCGAGGCGGAGGACGGCTTCTACGTCCGCTGGGGCGACCCGACCATCGACCTGTCCCAGCTCGACCTGTCCGAGGTCGAGCCCGGCACGCCCGTCGTGGTGCCGATCGAGCTCGGGGCGGGCGCGACGACGGTGCTCGTACCCGCGGACACGGCCGTCGAGGCGAACGCCTACGTCGCCGCCGGGTCGGTCCAGTGGAACGTCGACGACCAGGACCGAGCCGCGAGCGGCCTCGGCTCTGACAACTATTTCGCAAGTGACGAAGTCGGCGATGACGGCGCCCTGCTCAGCCTCGAGATCGAGGCCGGCGCGGGCGAGGTCGTCGTGTCCGAGAGCAACTGA
- a CDS encoding PspC domain-containing protein — protein MKQRLTLRRPGKAGPGYSGRWVAGVAAGLAAHTGLPVWLVRLGFVALTAFAGAGLVAYVFWWVTVPAGVPTLDDGAVPTERRRLAPRLATDPDADASAPDRAAADRSAVSLVDRVRLSGPVSRLAVRDIWIGVVLLSSAALMIAIRADWDPVASWVLPALIGLGGVALAWSQVDATERDRWVGGTGTGMRSRSALLRLAGGVVLTMLGVLMLVGQDTPASVLWQAAVASVAMVAGVVLVSVPWWFRLVRQLGDERAARARESERADIAAHLHDSVLQTLALIRAQASDAEAVSRMARAQERELRGWLYDDRQEPGTSVAAELKDLVAEIEDAVAPLTVETVVVGDCPPTEYTSALLQAAREALLNAFKHGSPPVSVYLEVTDEVAEVFVRDRGEGFDLEEIAQDRFGVRESILGRVRRRGGSAEVVSRSGWGTEVRLRMPLDKPANGEKKSEKNGRARATTAPSPGLATTPTNAEGATR, from the coding sequence GTGAAGCAGAGACTTACCCTCCGCAGGCCCGGCAAGGCCGGACCGGGATACAGCGGCCGCTGGGTGGCCGGAGTCGCCGCCGGCCTGGCGGCGCACACCGGCCTGCCCGTGTGGCTGGTCCGGCTCGGCTTCGTCGCGCTCACCGCGTTCGCCGGAGCGGGACTGGTGGCCTACGTGTTCTGGTGGGTCACGGTCCCTGCGGGCGTCCCCACCCTGGACGACGGCGCGGTGCCCACCGAACGCCGTCGGCTCGCCCCGCGCCTGGCCACCGATCCCGACGCCGATGCCAGCGCCCCGGACCGGGCCGCCGCGGACCGGAGCGCCGTGTCGCTCGTCGACCGCGTGCGCCTGTCCGGGCCCGTGTCCCGGCTGGCGGTGCGGGACATCTGGATCGGGGTGGTACTGCTGTCGAGCGCGGCGCTCATGATCGCGATCCGCGCCGACTGGGACCCGGTCGCCTCCTGGGTGCTGCCCGCGCTCATCGGGCTCGGAGGTGTCGCCCTGGCGTGGAGCCAGGTCGACGCGACCGAGCGGGACCGGTGGGTCGGCGGCACAGGTACGGGCATGCGGTCGCGGTCGGCGCTCCTGCGGCTCGCCGGCGGTGTTGTGCTCACGATGCTCGGCGTCCTGATGCTCGTGGGCCAGGACACACCGGCGAGCGTGCTGTGGCAGGCCGCCGTCGCATCGGTGGCCATGGTCGCGGGCGTGGTGCTCGTCTCCGTGCCGTGGTGGTTCCGGCTCGTGCGCCAGCTCGGCGACGAGCGGGCGGCCCGTGCCCGGGAGTCCGAGCGCGCCGACATCGCCGCCCACCTGCACGACTCGGTGCTGCAGACCCTCGCCCTGATCCGGGCCCAGGCGTCCGACGCCGAGGCCGTGTCCCGCATGGCCCGCGCCCAGGAGCGCGAGCTGCGCGGCTGGCTCTACGACGACCGGCAGGAGCCCGGCACGTCGGTGGCCGCCGAGCTGAAGGACCTGGTGGCCGAGATCGAGGACGCCGTGGCGCCGCTGACCGTCGAGACGGTTGTGGTGGGCGACTGCCCGCCCACGGAGTACACCTCCGCGCTGCTGCAGGCCGCGCGCGAGGCCCTGCTCAACGCCTTCAAGCACGGCAGCCCGCCGGTCTCGGTCTATCTTGAGGTCACCGACGAGGTGGCGGAGGTGTTTGTGCGCGACCGGGGCGAGGGGTTCGACCTGGAGGAGATAGCGCAGGACCGGTTCGGTGTGCGCGAGTCGATCCTCGGCCGGGTCCGCCGGCGCGGTGGCAGTGCCGAGGTCGTCAGCCGGTCCGGCTGGGGCACCGAGGTGCGGCTGCGCATGCCGCTGGACAAGCCGGCGAACGGTGAGAAGAAGTCCGAGAAGAACGGCAGGGCACGGGCCACCACGGCTCCCAGCCCGGGCCTGGCTACTACACCAACCAATGCGGAAGGCGCGACGAGATGA